The genomic segment ATTTGATTCGTAATCATTGGCCTCAATGACATACGAAAGGCGCTTTTAATGCTTTCCATTTTCTGAACATTCGTTTGATATCTTGGTCATCGGGAAGCGAATCTTCTTCGTCAAACTTAACCCATCTCAAGTCATATGATTCTTCATTGATAACATAAGGTTCGTCTTTCGTTGCCTTTAGGTAAAACCTGACATCATAGTGATAGTGTTCAGGAATATCTTTATATAAAGGAACAAGGTGCACACCGATGTCAAAGATATCGCCGTTAACGGGCTTAACGGAAAGCCCTGATTCTTCATAGGCCTCTTTTAGCGATACTCTAAGCAAATCACTGTCACCGTCGGCGTGGCCTCCTAGTTGAAGCCAGCCTTCGTGCTTCCTGTGATGCATAAGCAAGATAGAATCTCCGTAAAAATTCTCAATCCAACAGCTTCCCGTAAAATGACCTTTCAAGCAATCACGCTTAAAGCAATTTGGCTCATCTGCCAGAAAATTTAGCATTTTGGTTTTATTTTTAAGCTCTGCTTGATTTTCTGGAAGATAATTATTTAATAACTTAAGCAGTGACACGTCGCCTTCTCTTCAAGATTTACACTGATCGGAAGAAAGGCTGGTAATGACCTTTGCCTGAAGGTGTTTGGTTTTTTGGTCAAGGCTTTCACCTTTGCTCAGTTTAAAAACTTCGAAACCGACGGTGGTCTTTCTTGTTTTGATGTTATAAACAAGCACGCATATGGTGCAGTATTCATCAATCGCATTAAGTATTGCCCCACAATGCATAATCAAATCACCACAGATAACTACACCAAAGCCGTATCGATCTGAGCCGCCTCGGTTCATTTCAACCTGGCTTTCTGTTAACTTTTTGTACAAGCCGTGCTTTTCCAAATATTGACTCCATTTAAGAAGGTCTCTAGCTGTAGATATAACGCCTCCGCTTGGATTCATCTGTTTCATCAAAATGTTTGTCAGCGCTGCATGATTTAGGCCAATTAACCTCAAAGACTTTCGCAGCTTTTTAAACAATTCTTCTTCAGAGACATCGGAATGAAAAAACGTTCCACGCATACCTGCACGCTTGAATAATTCATTGGCCAAATCTTCATACCTACGCCCAGTAACCGATTCCAACACTCGGCCAATAATATCATAGTTCTCGTTTTGATAATTGTATCCGATGCGCCTCTTGCCAGTTTTAAAATCAACGCCAGAAGTATGGTGCAAAAGCTGCCTGACCGTACAACCATGTAAACGGTAATAAGCTTTTTCTTTTAGAAATTTTTTAACATCTGAATCTAGCCGCCCTGTTAGGTACTTTAAGGCCAAAACAGCGGTTACTTGTTTACTTATCGAACCGATAAAAAAGGGGGTATCTAAATTAACTTTAGGTTTTGCGTACACCA from the Holosporales bacterium genome contains:
- a CDS encoding NUDIX hydrolase, which translates into the protein MSLLKLLNNYLPENQAELKNKTKMLNFLADEPNCFKRDCLKGHFTGSCWIENFYGDSILLMHHRKHEGWLQLGGHADGDSDLLRVSLKEAYEESGLSVKPVNGDIFDIGVHLVPLYKDIPEHYHYDVRFYLKATKDEPYVINEESYDLRWVKFDEEDSLPDDQDIKRMFRKWKALKAPFVCH
- a CDS encoding beta-lactamase family protein, with protein sequence MNRLCNCPKPCLSCCVFFVIIFCLFSFSLCKASIIATNTKLVYAKPKVNLDTPFFIGSISKQVTAVLALKYLTGRLDSDVKKFLKEKAYYRLHGCTVRQLLHHTSGVDFKTGKRRIGYNYQNENYDIIGRVLESVTGRRYEDLANELFKRAGMRGTFFHSDVSEEELFKKLRKSLRLIGLNHAALTNILMKQMNPSGGVISTARDLLKWSQYLEKHGLYKKLTESQVEMNRGGSDRYGFGVVICGDLIMHCGAILNAIDEYCTICVLVYNIKTRKTTVGFEVFKLSKGESLDQKTKHLQAKVITSLSSDQCKS